In one window of Macrotis lagotis isolate mMagLag1 chromosome 5, bilby.v1.9.chrom.fasta, whole genome shotgun sequence DNA:
- the LOC141488607 gene encoding LOW QUALITY PROTEIN: DNA-binding protein RFX5-like (The sequence of the model RefSeq protein was modified relative to this genomic sequence to represent the inferred CDS: deleted 1 base in 1 codon) gives MAEDEADAKSPKAGGAAPGGGDAGEPTTLLQKLRGSISKAVQSKVEGILQDVQRFSDNDKLYLYLQLPSGPSSGDKSNLEPSALSHEEYMYACKWIRDHLEEHTATCLPKQDVYDAYRRYCESLTGCRPLSTANFGKIIREIFPDIKARRLGGRGQSKYCYSGIRRKTLVSMPPLPGLDLKGSESPELGPEVGPGPRDELVEAACALTCDWAERILKRSFSSIVEVARFLLQQHLISARSAHAHLLMAMVLADEPERLPRDPSSATKNGVENPDGRASKGQPQPPKEMEPQTGSAPPVRGERKKTAETSAPAASSPQVNALVARLPVLLPRVPHPQFPRPLRVSPPVLAPKLPSGTLKVTTLPLPSGAGVAQGTLPIINMILPTVSAVPISGRAPPEGPIQPQGLEKNIVIGPGVDLGPRGKGVKRTAEVPMNDPRGQELVAKVLSQDTEEVGIDAKRKRGRPRKKSNGEREQSSSPDKPLPATDSAHSPRVPQESGGCGGENELTRGSGEKERKVPSLGQKDSRPSAQHAKEIGDKTLVTPKVSVIRGNKSWGEIPQAMGKEAIEPPGKGHKDSKGNVSQGSLVFGHKDPKAAPP, from the exons ATGGCCGAAGATGAGGCCGACGCCAAGAGCCCGAAGGCG GGGGGCGCGGCCCCGGGCGGCGGGGATGCGGGCGAGCCCACCACTCTGCTCCAGAAGCTCCGAGGGTCCATCTC CAAGGCGGTACAGAGCAAAGTGGAGGGCATCCTG CAAGACGTGCAGAGGTTCTCGGACAACGACAAGCTGTATCTCTACCTTCAGCTCCCCTCGGGCCCCAGTAGTGGAGACAAAAG CAACCTAGAGCCAAGTGCCCTCAGCCACGAGGAGTATATGTATGCCTGCAAATGGATCCGAGATCACCTGGAAGAGCACACGGCCACCTGTTTGCCCAAACAGGATGTTTATGATGCTTATAG GAGATACTGTGAGAGCTTAACCGGCTGCCGCCCACTCAGCACTGCCAATTTTGGCAAAATCATCCGGGAAATCTTCCCTGACATCAAGGCCCGGAGGCTGGGAGGCCGGGGCCAATCCAA ATACTGCTACAGTGGTATCCGAAGAAAGACCCTGGTATCTATGCCACCTTTGCCTGGACTTGACCTCAAGGGTTCAGAGAGT CCAGAGTTGGGCCCAGAAGTGGGTCCAGGTCCTCGAGATGAATTAGTGGAAGCAGCATGTGCCCTGACCTGTGACTGGGCAGAGCGTATACTGAAACGCTCCTTCAGCTCTATCGTCGAGGTGGCCCGATTCCTGCTGCAGCAACATCTCATCTCTGCTCGATCTGCTCATGCCCACCTGCTCATGGCCATGGTGCTTGCTG ATGAACCTGAACGGCTCCCAAGGGATCCCTCATCTGCTACCAAGAATGGTGTGGAGAACCCAGATGGAAGAGCCTCGAAAGGTCAGCCCCAG CCCCCCAAGGAAATGGAGCCCCAAACAGGGTCTGCCCCCCCAGTTAGAGGGGAGCGAAAGAAAACTGCAGAAACATCCGCTCCAGCAGCCAGCAGCCCCCAAGTGAATGCTCTGGTTGCCCGACTGCCTGTGCTCCTTCCACGAGTACCCCATCCACAATTTCCTCGGCCTCTCCGAGTCTCCCCACCAGTCCTAGCCCCCAAACTTCCCTCAGGTACCTTAAAAGTCACTACACTGCCTTTGCCCAGTGGGGCTGGGGTAGCCCAGGGAACTCTGCCTATCATCAACATGATTTTGCCCACTGTATCTGCTGTGCCTATATCTGGGCGAGCTCCCCCAGAAGGTCCCATCCAGCCCCAGGGCCTTGAGAAAAATATAGTGATAGGCCCAGGGGTGGACTTGGGACCACGGGGCAAGGGAGTAAAAAGAACAGCTGAAGTGCCTATGAATGACCCCAGAGGACAAGAGCTAGTAGCCAAAGTATTAAGCCAGGATACAGAAGAAGTAGGGATTGATGCCAAGCGTAAAAGAGGGCGTCCTCGAAAGAAATCAAATGGTGAGCGGGAACAGAGCTCCTCCCCTGACAAGCCACTGCCTGCTACTGACTCTGCCCATTCCCCCAGGGTCCCACAGGAGTCTGGGGGCTGTGGAGGAGAGAATGAGCTGACTAGAGGGtcaggggaaaaggagagaaaagtgcCTTCTCTTGGCCAGAAAGATAGTAGACCTAGTGCCCAACATGCCAAAGAAATAGGGGACAAAACTCTTGTCACTCCTAAAGTGAGTGTCATTAGGGGCAACAAGAGCTGGGGGGAAATCCCCCAGGCCATGGGCAAAGAGGCCATAGAACCCCCAGGGAAAGGTCATAAAGATTCAAAAGGGAATGTGTCCCAAGGCTCCCTAGTCTTTGGACATAAAGATCCCAAAGCAGCACCCCCTTAA
- the LOC141488608 gene encoding methanethiol oxidase: MAKCGKCGPGYPTPKEAMKGPREEILYLPCIYRNTGTDAPDYLATVDVNPKSSCYSQVIHRLPVPYLNDELHHSGWNTCSSCFGDKSKSRTKLILPSLISSRIYVVDVGSDPRAPKLHKVVEPTEVKSKCDLGNLHTSHCLPSGEVMISSLGDAKGNAKGGFVLLDGETFEVKGTWERPGGAAPMGYDFWYQPRHNVMISTEWAAPNVFKDGFNPEDVSAGLYGSQLHVWDWQTHELVQTLQMQDGLIPLEIRFLHDPAASQGFVGCALSSNIQRFYKTQGGKWAIEKVIQVPSKKVEGWMLPDMPGLITDILLSLDDKFLYFSNWIHGDVRQYDISDPQRPRLTGQIFLGGSIVQGGPVRIIEDKELKEQPKPLIIKGKKIQGGPQMIQLSLDGNRLYVTTSLYSGWDKQFYPALIREGSVMLQIDVDTENGGLTLNPNFLVDFGKEPLGPALAHEIRYPGGDCTSDIWL, translated from the exons ATGG CTAAATGTGGAAAATGTGGACCTGGCTATCCTACTCCCAAAGAAGCTATGAAAG GGCCCCGAGAGGAGATTCTCTACCTGCCCTGTATCTATCGAAACACAGGCACAGATGCCCCTGACTATTTGGCCACTGTTGATGTGAACCCCAAGTCTTCTTGCTACAGCCAG GTGATACACAGACTGCCAGTACCATACCTGAATGATGAGCTGCACCATTCAGGCTGGAACACCTGTAGCAGTTGCTTTGGAGATAAAAGCAAATCCCGCACCAAGCTCATCCTGCCCAGCCTCATTTCCTCACGCATCTATGTGGTGGATGTGGGCTCAGATCCCAGGGCCCCCAAACTGCATAAG GTTGTGGAGCCCACAGAAGTGAAGTCTAAGTGTGACCTGGGCAACCTACACACTAGCCACTGTCTGCCCAGTGGGGAGGTGATGATCAGCTCCCTGGGGGATGCTAAGGGCAACGCTAAAG GAGGGTTTGTATTGTTAGATGGGGAGACCTTTGAGGTGAAGGGAACATGGGAGAGACCTGGAGGCGCTGCTCCAATGGGCTATGACTTTTGGTATCAGCCCCGGCACAACGTCATGATCAGCACAGAGTGGGCTGCCCCCAATGTGTTCAAGGATGGCTTCAACCCTGAAGATGTCTCTGCAG GGCTGTACGGGAGTCAGCTGCATGTCTGGGACTGGCAGACACATGAGCTTGTACAGACTCTACAAATGCAAGATGGGCTAATCCCTTTGGAAATCCGATTTTTGCATGACCCTGCTGCCTCCCAGGGCTTTGTGGGGTGTGCCCTCAGCTCTAATATCCAACGTTTCTACAAGACCCAA GGAGGAAAGTGGGCAATTGAAAAGGTGATCCAGGTGCCATCCAAGAAAGTGGAGGGATGGATGCTGCCTGACATGCCAG gCCTGATCACAGATATTCTCCTGTCACTGGATGATAAGTTCCTCTACTTCAGCAACTGGATACATGGTGATGTGAGGCAGTATGACATCTCTGACCCACAAAGGCCCCGCCTGACTGGACAG ATATTCCTTGGGGGCAGCATTGTTCAGGGAGGTCCTGTTCGAATTATAGAGGATAAAGAACTGAAGGAACAACCAAAGCCCTTGATCATCAAG GGTAAGAAGATTCAAGGGGGGCCCCAGATGATCCAGCTCAGCTTGGATGGAAACCGTCTCTATGTCACCACCTCCCTGTACAGTGGTTGGGATAAGCAGTTCTACCCTGCCCTCATTAG GGAAGGCTCGGTGATGCTGCAGATTGATGTAGACACAGAAAATGGAGGCCTGACCCTGAACCCTAACTTCCTGGTGGATTTTGGGAAGGAACCTCTGGGTCCAGCCCTAGCCCATGAGATACGTTACCCTGGGGGTGACTGCACCTCTGACATCTGGCTCTGA